One region of Azoarcus sp. CIB genomic DNA includes:
- a CDS encoding PilZ domain-containing protein yields MQQAQRRHFSRIRFNAGARLLVGDREAPCDVRDLSLKGALIRSAPELLPAPGERCLLEITLDDEGAAIRMEGDVVHTENGCIGLACREIDLDSITHLRRLLELNLGAPELLQRELGALQEH; encoded by the coding sequence ATGCAGCAAGCGCAACGCAGGCATTTCTCGCGCATCCGCTTCAACGCAGGCGCCCGCTTGCTGGTCGGCGACCGCGAAGCCCCGTGCGACGTCCGCGACCTGTCGCTCAAGGGCGCCCTGATCCGGTCGGCGCCCGAACTGCTACCGGCCCCGGGCGAGCGCTGCCTGCTCGAAATCACACTCGACGACGAAGGCGCAGCGATCCGCATGGAGGGGGACGTCGTACATACCGAAAATGGCTGTATCGGGCTCGCTTGCCGCGAGATCGATCTCGACAGCATCACCCATCTGCGCCGGCTGCTGGAACTCAATCTCGGCGCCCCAGAATTGCTGCAGCGCGAACTCGGAGCGCTGCAGGAGCACTGA
- a CDS encoding Fur family transcriptional regulator has translation MPTPDISPAAHLIAACGGRVTRTRIAVLEILQDSPRSLNHDDVAARLAADGMPHDRVTLYRTLDWLVEQGLAHRIIGPDRARRFKAGGEPRSQHAHFHCDRCGHVLCLESIRPDEQFTLPAGYQPERAELVFHGTCADCGRQRGAKV, from the coding sequence ATGCCCACTCCGGATATATCTCCTGCCGCCCACCTGATAGCCGCCTGCGGCGGCCGCGTCACGCGCACGCGCATCGCGGTGCTCGAGATCCTGCAGGACAGCCCGCGCTCGCTGAACCACGACGATGTCGCGGCACGACTTGCGGCGGACGGCATGCCGCACGACCGCGTGACGCTGTACCGCACGCTCGACTGGCTCGTCGAGCAGGGACTCGCGCATCGCATCATCGGCCCCGACCGCGCGCGGCGCTTCAAGGCGGGCGGTGAGCCCCGCAGCCAACACGCGCACTTCCACTGCGACCGCTGCGGCCACGTGCTGTGCCTCGAATCGATCCGGCCCGACGAACAATTCACGCTGCCGGCCGGATACCAGCCGGAGCGGGCCGAACTGGTGTTCCACGGCACCTGCGCGGATTGCGGTCGCCAGCGTGGGGCAAAGGTCTGA
- the aztA gene encoding zinc ABC transporter ATP-binding protein AztA: MNARDAILELDNLTLGYDRHPAVHHLRCRIAPGALVAIVGPNGAGKSTLFKALTGELPPLQGHFRVHAGKRGIAYLPQQSELDRSFPVSVFDMVSMGLWREIGAFRGLSRSQAERVRAALAAVGLSGFEARQIGTLSGGQLQRARFARMMLQDANLLLLDEPFNAIDARTIEDLIALILLWHAEGRTILAVLHDLTLVRRHFPECLLLARECLGFGPTDEILTPERLATARRLAGEFDATAPVCHRPEAEAA, encoded by the coding sequence ATGAACGCCCGCGACGCCATCCTCGAACTCGACAACCTGACCCTGGGCTATGACCGCCATCCGGCCGTCCACCACCTCAGGTGCCGTATCGCCCCAGGCGCATTGGTCGCGATCGTCGGGCCCAACGGCGCGGGCAAGTCGACGCTTTTCAAGGCGCTGACCGGGGAGCTGCCCCCGCTGCAAGGTCACTTCCGCGTGCACGCGGGCAAGCGCGGCATCGCCTACCTGCCGCAGCAAAGCGAACTCGATCGCAGCTTCCCGGTATCCGTGTTCGACATGGTCTCGATGGGGCTGTGGCGCGAGATCGGCGCCTTTCGCGGACTCAGCCGCAGCCAGGCGGAGCGCGTGCGCGCGGCCCTCGCGGCGGTCGGCCTGTCGGGCTTCGAGGCGCGCCAGATCGGCACCCTCTCCGGTGGCCAGCTGCAGCGCGCGCGCTTTGCGCGGATGATGCTGCAGGACGCGAACCTCCTCCTTCTCGACGAGCCGTTCAACGCGATCGACGCGCGCACGATCGAGGACCTCATCGCCCTGATCCTGCTGTGGCATGCCGAAGGACGGACCATCCTCGCCGTTCTCCACGATCTCACCCTGGTGCGACGCCACTTCCCCGAGTGCCTGCTGCTCGCGCGCGAATGTCTCGGCTTCGGCCCGACCGACGAGATCCTCACCCCCGAACGCCTCGCCACCGCGCGCCGCCTTGCCGGCGAGTTCGACGCCACCGCTCCGGTGTGCCACCGCCCCGAAGCGGAGGCCGCATGA
- a CDS encoding metal ABC transporter permease yields the protein MIAETLFGPFAEFEFMRRALAGCLALALGATPVGVFLLLRRMSLMGDAMAHAILPGAALGYLAFGLSLGAMTVGGIIAGIVVALAAGLVARSSILKEDASLAAFYLLSIATGVMIVSLRGRNLDLLHVLFGSVLALDDPSLLLISAITTATLVALALLYRPLVLECFDAAFLRGVSAASPIAHYGFLVLVVLNLVAGFHALGTLMAVGIMILPSAAARLWVKRLPAMLGLAVIIAFASGIGGLLASFHADVPAGPAIILAAGIVYLLSLILAPGGMLGARLNRRPHLES from the coding sequence ATGATCGCGGAAACCCTGTTCGGCCCCTTCGCCGAATTCGAGTTCATGCGCCGTGCGCTCGCGGGATGTCTCGCGCTTGCGCTGGGGGCGACGCCGGTCGGCGTGTTCCTGCTGCTGCGGCGCATGAGCCTGATGGGCGACGCGATGGCGCACGCGATCCTGCCCGGCGCCGCGCTCGGCTATCTCGCCTTCGGCCTGTCGCTCGGGGCGATGACGGTCGGCGGCATCATCGCCGGCATCGTCGTCGCGCTCGCGGCCGGCCTCGTCGCGCGGTCGTCCATCCTCAAGGAGGATGCCAGCCTCGCTGCCTTCTACCTGCTGTCGATCGCCACCGGCGTGATGATCGTGTCGCTGCGCGGACGCAACCTCGACCTGCTGCACGTGCTGTTCGGCTCCGTGCTCGCGCTCGACGACCCCTCGCTACTGCTGATCAGCGCGATCACGACTGCGACGCTCGTCGCACTCGCGCTGCTGTACCGGCCGCTGGTGCTCGAATGCTTCGATGCCGCCTTCCTGCGCGGCGTCAGCGCCGCCAGCCCGATCGCGCACTACGGCTTTCTGGTGCTCGTGGTGCTCAACCTCGTCGCCGGCTTCCATGCCCTCGGCACGCTGATGGCGGTCGGCATCATGATCCTGCCTTCGGCCGCGGCACGCCTGTGGGTCAAGCGCCTGCCGGCGATGCTCGGCCTCGCAGTCATCATCGCCTTCGCCAGCGGCATCGGCGGGCTGCTCGCCTCCTTCCACGCGGACGTTCCGGCCGGGCCGGCGATCATCCTCGCCGCCGGCATCGTCTACCTGCTGTCGCTCATCCTCGCCCCGGGCGGCATGCTGGGCGCCCGGCTCAACCGCCGCCCCCACCTCGAATCCTGA
- a CDS encoding metal ABC transporter substrate-binding protein, which translates to MRHILHRLLAPLIAPFLVLLGLAAHPVQAAPLEVVTSFSILGDFIRQVGGDRVKVTMLVAADQDAHNFQPRPSDARRIGAAQLVVASGLGFDPWLERLAQTAGYKGRVLVASHGVEPIAAADEHDDAHGHGKGSHQDAVDPHAWQDVARAQRYVANIADALAQADPANAKAYRDNAASYAAELKALDTEIRNALAAVPAERRKVVSAHDAFGYFAHAYGVRFLAPAGISNQSEPSAAGVAKLIRQLRHEKVPAVFVESVSDPRLIERIRKESGARLGGTLYSDALSAADGPAPTYVAMMRHNLRTLLDGMTPTSR; encoded by the coding sequence ATGCGCCACATCCTGCACCGCCTGCTCGCCCCCCTCATTGCGCCATTCCTCGTGCTGCTCGGGCTCGCCGCCCATCCCGTACAGGCAGCCCCCCTCGAAGTGGTCACGAGCTTCAGCATCCTCGGCGACTTCATCCGCCAGGTCGGCGGAGACCGGGTCAAGGTCACGATGCTCGTCGCGGCCGACCAGGACGCACACAACTTCCAGCCCCGCCCCTCCGACGCCCGCCGCATCGGCGCCGCGCAGCTGGTGGTCGCCAGCGGTCTCGGATTCGACCCCTGGCTCGAGCGGCTGGCGCAGACAGCGGGGTACAAGGGTCGCGTCCTCGTCGCCAGCCACGGCGTCGAACCGATCGCGGCCGCCGACGAGCACGACGACGCACACGGTCACGGCAAGGGATCCCATCAGGACGCCGTCGATCCGCACGCGTGGCAGGACGTCGCGCGTGCGCAGCGCTACGTCGCGAACATCGCCGACGCGCTCGCGCAGGCCGACCCGGCGAACGCGAAGGCCTATCGGGACAATGCCGCCAGTTATGCAGCCGAGCTGAAGGCGCTGGACACAGAAATCCGCAACGCCCTGGCCGCAGTCCCGGCCGAGCGGCGCAAGGTCGTCAGCGCCCACGACGCCTTCGGCTACTTCGCCCACGCCTACGGCGTGCGCTTCCTCGCCCCTGCCGGCATCAGCAACCAGTCGGAACCCTCGGCGGCCGGCGTCGCGAAGCTCATACGCCAGTTGCGGCACGAGAAAGTGCCCGCGGTATTCGTCGAGAGCGTCAGTGACCCGCGCCTGATCGAGCGCATCCGCAAGGAGAGCGGCGCGCGCCTCGGCGGCACGCTGTATTCGGATGCGCTATCGGCGGCCGACGGCCCGGCACCGACCTACGTGGCGATGATGCGTCACAACCTGCGCACGCTGCTGGACGGAATGACCCCGACCAGCCGCTAG
- the rhtB gene encoding homoserine/homoserine lactone efflux protein, with protein MSWNMWLAFLAAAVVIAVSPGPGAVLSMATGLRHGYAVALRAILGLQTALLIQLAIVVLGLGAVLAASATAFLAVKIAGAAYLIWLGVRKWRAPVELLDDGAEARDARGVYLQGVLVNLTNPKAIVFMVALVPQFIDPQLPQWPQFFIIAATMVGTDMVVMSCYALLAGRCRRWLRSPRMMKAQNRVFGGMFVAAGSLLAASSR; from the coding sequence ATGAGCTGGAACATGTGGCTGGCGTTTCTTGCCGCGGCGGTGGTGATCGCCGTGTCGCCGGGGCCTGGGGCGGTGCTGAGCATGGCGACGGGGCTGCGTCACGGCTATGCGGTCGCGCTGCGCGCGATCCTGGGCCTGCAGACGGCGTTGCTGATCCAGCTCGCGATCGTCGTGCTCGGCCTGGGCGCCGTGCTGGCGGCGTCGGCGACGGCCTTCCTGGCGGTGAAGATCGCCGGGGCGGCCTACCTGATCTGGCTGGGTGTGCGCAAATGGCGCGCGCCGGTCGAGTTGCTCGACGACGGCGCCGAAGCGCGCGACGCCCGTGGCGTGTATCTGCAGGGCGTGCTTGTGAACCTCACCAATCCCAAAGCCATCGTCTTCATGGTCGCGCTGGTGCCACAGTTCATCGACCCGCAGCTGCCGCAGTGGCCGCAGTTCTTCATCATCGCGGCGACGATGGTCGGCACCGACATGGTCGTGATGTCCTGCTACGCGCTGCTCGCAGGCCGCTGCCGCCGCTGGCTGCGCAGTCCGCGCATGATGAAGGCGCAGAACCGCGTGTTTGGCGGGATGTTCGTCGCGGCGGGTTCGCTGCTCGCCGCGTCGTCGCGCTGA
- a CDS encoding sulfite exporter TauE/SafE family protein, translated as MDFDVWWLSYLALGAFVGFFAGLLGVGGGGIMVPVLASLFVAQGMPRDNVVHLALGTSMAAIVMTSIASLRAHHKHGAVRWDVVRFIAPGILVGTFAATFIAARIESQPLAIFFACFMAYVSLQMLANVKPKPSRELPGPVGMSAVGAGIGGVSALVAIGGGSLSVPFMTWCNVKVHQAIGTSAAIGLPIALAGTIGYLVNGWGSTGMPPYSLGFIYLPALVLISVVSTWTAPLGARLAHRLPVAVLRKVFAGVLMLLSAKMLHALFF; from the coding sequence ATGGATTTCGATGTGTGGTGGCTGAGCTACCTCGCGCTGGGGGCCTTTGTCGGCTTCTTCGCCGGCCTGTTGGGCGTCGGCGGCGGCGGGATCATGGTGCCGGTCCTGGCTTCGCTGTTCGTTGCGCAGGGGATGCCGCGCGACAACGTCGTGCATCTGGCGCTCGGCACCTCGATGGCGGCGATCGTGATGACCTCCATCGCGAGCCTGCGCGCGCACCACAAGCACGGCGCGGTGCGCTGGGACGTCGTGCGCTTCATCGCGCCGGGGATCCTCGTCGGCACCTTCGCTGCGACCTTCATCGCCGCGCGGATCGAGTCGCAGCCGCTGGCGATCTTCTTCGCCTGCTTCATGGCCTACGTGTCGCTGCAGATGCTCGCGAACGTCAAGCCCAAGCCCTCACGCGAGCTGCCCGGGCCGGTCGGGATGAGCGCCGTGGGGGCCGGCATCGGCGGGGTTTCGGCGCTGGTGGCGATCGGCGGCGGTTCGCTGTCGGTGCCGTTCATGACCTGGTGCAACGTGAAGGTGCATCAAGCGATCGGCACTTCGGCGGCGATCGGCCTGCCGATTGCGCTCGCCGGCACGATCGGCTATCTGGTGAATGGCTGGGGCAGCACCGGGATGCCGCCGTACAGCCTCGGGTTCATCTACCTTCCGGCGCTGGTGCTGATCAGCGTCGTGAGCACCTGGACCGCGCCGTTGGGCGCACGGCTTGCGCACCGGCTTCCGGTCGCGGTGTTGAGGAAAGTCTTCGCCGGCGTGCTGATGCTGCTGTCGGCGAAGATGTTGCACGCGCTGTTCTTCTGA
- a CDS encoding cell division protein ZapA, whose protein sequence is MPTDTLDISLLGKTYSVACRPEDREGLLAAIAFLEEKLNSLAARTNASGEKLAVMTALNIAHEFLQFQRSGGFDMQAAKRRIGLVNARLDGVLAQQEKLF, encoded by the coding sequence ATGCCCACCGACACCCTCGACATCTCCCTGCTCGGGAAGACCTATTCCGTGGCCTGCCGCCCGGAGGACCGCGAAGGTCTGCTCGCGGCCATCGCCTTCCTCGAAGAAAAGCTCAACAGCCTTGCGGCGCGGACAAATGCGTCCGGCGAGAAACTGGCTGTCATGACCGCGCTGAACATCGCGCACGAATTTTTGCAGTTTCAGCGTTCCGGCGGGTTTGACATGCAGGCCGCGAAGCGTAGAATCGGTCTCGTGAATGCGCGCCTCGATGGGGTTCTGGCGCAGCAGGAAAAGCTTTTCTAA